In one window of Leptospira sp. GIMC2001 DNA:
- a CDS encoding lipoyl domain-containing protein, whose translation MEKTIFELITPDLGDTDKIELVKWYCKVGESIEEGQEVLELVTDKAAFPMESPRNGILSKVLFHEGDVVKRGDILGVLTI comes from the coding sequence ATGGAAAAAACAATTTTCGAATTGATCACTCCAGATTTGGGAGATACTGATAAAATTGAGTTGGTCAAATGGTACTGCAAAGTCGGTGAATCAATTGAAGAAGGACAAGAAGTCCTTGAATTGGTAACGGACAAAGCAGCTTTTCCAATGGAATCACCGCGGAATGGAATTCTATCTAAAGTATTATTTCACGAAGGTGATGTAGTCAAGCGAGGAGATATCCTCGGTGTTCTAACAATTTGA
- a CDS encoding metallophosphoesterase family protein: MRIVHISDLHLPIRLNPFILRRKSLIGYTNFALRRRKKHLLHKSLLESISKLKYDVLIISGDITNISEEKEFTQAKEFLKPILDDRTFIIPGNHDRYTQKSWDEMYFEKAFGEYIGDAIPISESSKEQGAKQEMKHLQDSEVLGAEQAAIEKKKYLRKKVFGDVAIYGWDSNLVLPAMNAQGYVDLDIVYQTQESVAMSKEKEYMVVCHHPIWNPIDRQESARHKLTNRSVIGSILKSNPPSVFYHGHLHTNWVKEPGEEFPFWVVNSASSTRDSDDRHRSGYHILDRIDSQWNIKRIEYNIGMMEYRETKVIVYNEHKG; this comes from the coding sequence ATGCGAATCGTTCATATTTCTGATTTGCATTTACCAATCCGTCTCAATCCTTTTATTTTGCGTAGAAAATCGTTAATCGGTTATACAAATTTCGCCCTTCGAAGAAGAAAAAAACATCTGCTTCATAAGTCTCTACTTGAATCTATTAGTAAATTAAAATATGATGTTCTTATAATTTCCGGTGATATCACAAATATTTCGGAAGAAAAAGAATTTACCCAAGCCAAGGAATTTCTGAAACCCATTCTTGACGATCGAACTTTTATTATTCCAGGGAATCACGATCGATATACTCAGAAATCTTGGGACGAAATGTACTTTGAAAAAGCATTTGGAGAATATATTGGAGATGCGATTCCGATTTCAGAATCTTCAAAAGAGCAAGGTGCAAAGCAAGAAATGAAGCATCTGCAAGATTCAGAGGTTCTAGGTGCAGAACAAGCTGCCATTGAGAAGAAAAAATATTTAAGGAAAAAAGTTTTTGGCGATGTTGCCATCTATGGTTGGGATTCTAATCTTGTTTTGCCTGCTATGAATGCACAAGGTTATGTAGATCTAGATATCGTTTACCAGACACAAGAATCAGTAGCGATGTCTAAAGAAAAGGAATATATGGTAGTCTGTCATCATCCCATCTGGAATCCAATTGATCGTCAAGAATCAGCTAGACATAAATTGACAAATCGATCAGTGATTGGATCGATTCTTAAGTCAAATCCACCGAGTGTATTCTATCATGGACATTTGCATACCAATTGGGTAAAGGAGCCGGGTGAGGAATTCCCATTCTGGGTTGTGAACTCTGCATCTTCTACGAGGGATTCTGATGATCGTCATAGAAGCGGTTACCATATTCTGGATAGAATCGACAGTCAATGGAATATCAAAAGAATTGAATACAATATAGGTATGATGGAATACCGAGAAACTAAAGTTATAGTATATAATGAACATAAAGGATAA
- a CDS encoding Mrp/NBP35 family ATP-binding protein: MAEVKPDINLIQKQLLNVKHPELKKDIITLGMVASLEPNEEGISLLIKTPNADRRMQIGLEAQIRQVLSKTEGVGKIKIKFEVDQNMKLDDGNRIRGVKKVIAIGSGKGGVGKSTVTSNLAAAAVNAGLKVGIMDADIYGPSIGKMFGSSGRVALKIENDKIYPLEKNGIKIISFAFLINEDQPVVWRGPMLGKAVEQFLYDVVWGELDILFIDLPPGTGDVQLSLAQLIDLDGAILVTTPQSVALLDANRAAAMLNQVKVPILGIVENMSEFVCPKCGHASNIFSQGGGDKIASSLGVKKLGGVPITMDIMQAGEAGVPFVAKEKDSVIAKAYASILANLQEEIKNWE; encoded by the coding sequence ATGGCAGAAGTGAAGCCTGATATAAATTTAATACAAAAACAACTCTTAAATGTAAAGCACCCAGAACTCAAGAAAGATATAATCACTCTTGGTATGGTCGCAAGTCTCGAGCCGAACGAAGAAGGAATATCTCTACTGATAAAAACTCCTAATGCAGATCGGCGAATGCAGATTGGACTCGAAGCACAGATCAGGCAAGTGCTTTCGAAAACGGAAGGTGTTGGCAAGATCAAGATAAAATTCGAAGTCGACCAGAATATGAAGTTAGATGATGGCAATCGTATTCGTGGCGTTAAGAAAGTTATAGCGATTGGATCAGGTAAGGGCGGAGTAGGTAAGTCAACGGTTACATCGAATTTAGCAGCGGCGGCTGTGAACGCTGGCTTGAAAGTTGGAATTATGGACGCAGATATTTATGGTCCATCAATCGGCAAAATGTTCGGAAGCTCCGGACGAGTTGCACTCAAAATCGAAAATGATAAAATCTATCCATTAGAAAAAAATGGAATTAAGATCATCTCATTTGCCTTTCTTATCAATGAAGACCAACCTGTGGTATGGCGAGGACCGATGCTTGGTAAAGCCGTTGAGCAGTTCCTATACGATGTAGTATGGGGTGAGCTGGACATTTTGTTCATTGACCTTCCTCCTGGTACGGGTGATGTGCAACTATCTCTTGCTCAATTGATTGATCTAGATGGTGCAATACTTGTTACCACTCCACAATCAGTTGCGTTGCTTGATGCAAATCGAGCAGCCGCTATGCTCAATCAAGTAAAAGTTCCAATTCTCGGAATTGTTGAGAATATGAGCGAATTTGTATGCCCGAAATGCGGTCATGCGTCCAATATATTCTCGCAAGGTGGTGGTGACAAAATTGCTTCAAGCTTGGGTGTGAAGAAATTAGGTGGAGTTCCGATAACAATGGACATAATGCAAGCGGGCGAGGCTGGAGTTCCTTTTGTTGCAAAAGAAAAGGATTCTGTCATTGCTAAGGCTTATGCCTCGATTCTCGCGAATCTGCAAGAAGAGATAAAGAATTGGGAGTAA
- a CDS encoding peptide chain release factor family protein, producing MNLSFPVSPGKVVILQKRMQELSIKESDLTETFVRSGGKGGQNVNKVSTAVRLLHIPTGEEVKCSINRTQGLNRYKARVILCDRLEARSKGNDSKIQKNIIKIQKSKKDKLRKQKKKSTENLRIQDLESDREE from the coding sequence ATGAACTTGAGTTTTCCTGTGTCACCAGGCAAGGTTGTTATCTTGCAAAAGAGGATGCAGGAACTCTCTATCAAAGAATCCGATCTTACAGAAACCTTTGTCAGATCCGGAGGCAAGGGTGGGCAGAATGTGAACAAAGTGTCCACTGCCGTTCGACTTTTGCATATTCCAACTGGTGAAGAAGTAAAATGTTCCATCAATCGAACACAAGGGCTCAATCGTTACAAGGCTCGCGTTATACTCTGCGACCGTCTCGAAGCTCGCTCCAAAGGAAACGATTCCAAAATTCAGAAAAATATTATTAAAATTCAAAAATCTAAAAAAGATAAACTCAGAAAACAGAAAAAGAAATCCACTGAAAATTTGAGGATTCAAGATTTGGAATCTGATCGAGAAGAGTAA
- a CDS encoding Crp/Fnr family transcriptional regulator, with amino-acid sequence MKNLQKFMSRFDFLTPTEYEIVSKNLTLKKIPKGEFFLEAGQITKDLGFVEEGCIRSYYYHEGRDITQDFYVENSMIAIMSGIIKGESSPLSYQAIEDTQLYLLRYDNLIEIYKESPKMEKLGRSILEGLLVQAEDRITTFLTKSPEERYILMMENQSELVNKINQNHLASYLGITPVSLSRMKSRIFKKN; translated from the coding sequence ATGAAAAATTTACAAAAATTTATGAGTAGATTTGATTTCTTAACTCCAACCGAATATGAAATCGTTTCGAAAAATCTCACATTAAAAAAGATTCCGAAAGGTGAATTTTTCTTAGAAGCAGGTCAGATCACAAAAGACCTGGGATTTGTTGAAGAAGGTTGCATCCGATCTTATTATTATCACGAGGGAAGAGATATCACTCAAGATTTTTATGTGGAAAATTCTATGATAGCAATCATGAGCGGAATCATAAAAGGGGAATCTTCTCCTTTGTCCTACCAAGCTATAGAGGACACTCAATTGTATCTATTGAGATATGATAACCTCATTGAAATATATAAAGAATCTCCAAAAATGGAAAAGTTAGGACGATCGATTCTTGAAGGATTGCTTGTCCAAGCAGAAGATCGCATAACTACTTTCTTGACAAAGTCACCTGAAGAACGTTATATTCTAATGATGGAAAATCAGTCAGAGCTTGTGAATAAAATCAACCAGAATCATTTGGCATCTTACCTGGGAATCACTCCAGTATCACTGAGTCGAATGAAGTCTCGGATTTTTAAAAAAAATTAA
- a CDS encoding alpha/beta hydrolase — protein sequence MLNLIKKILLMGIFLNLILNCQSRTEVRNSKQPIQSKTIVFIHGMFMTPLCWQDWEKEFRSKGYKTYSPAWPLHDKTPSQMRTEHPNPKLGELGLKEIVEHYEKFILTLPEKPIIIGHSMGALVTQILMQKDLGSGYVAIRSAPPKGVLSLKWSFIKSNWNAISPFADKKEPFLLTYDEFKYALANTLTDEDAKSTYEKYVTPESRYVVAEAQTDIAKLEYEKNRAPLLFISASEDRITPARLNYSNFSNYPQGKLVTDYFEFTGVGHLLNDQTAKDEIIYVLKWLNE from the coding sequence ATGCTAAATTTAATAAAAAAAATACTATTAATGGGAATATTTTTGAATCTGATTCTAAATTGCCAATCAAGAACAGAAGTTAGAAATTCCAAACAACCGATTCAGTCCAAAACAATTGTATTTATCCATGGTATGTTCATGACGCCTTTGTGCTGGCAGGATTGGGAGAAGGAATTCAGATCTAAGGGATACAAAACGTATTCTCCAGCTTGGCCATTGCATGATAAAACTCCATCTCAAATGCGTACAGAACATCCTAACCCGAAATTGGGTGAACTTGGTCTTAAGGAAATTGTTGAGCATTATGAGAAATTCATACTGACTCTTCCTGAAAAACCAATCATCATAGGGCATTCAATGGGTGCCTTGGTTACACAAATATTGATGCAAAAAGATTTGGGATCTGGCTATGTTGCCATTCGTTCTGCCCCACCTAAAGGAGTTTTGAGTCTCAAATGGTCTTTTATCAAAAGCAATTGGAATGCAATCAGTCCATTTGCCGATAAAAAAGAACCTTTTCTGCTTACTTACGATGAGTTTAAATATGCGCTTGCCAACACACTTACAGATGAAGATGCGAAGTCAACTTACGAAAAATATGTTACTCCTGAATCCAGATATGTGGTAGCAGAAGCTCAGACCGATATTGCTAAGTTGGAATATGAAAAAAATCGAGCTCCTTTGCTTTTTATATCTGCATCCGAAGATCGAATTACACCTGCTAGATTAAATTATAGTAATTTTTCTAATTATCCGCAAGGAAAATTGGTTACTGATTATTTCGAGTTTACTGGAGTTGGTCATCTTTTGAATGATCAAACTGCTAAGGATGAAATAATTTATGTTTTGAAATGGCTCAATGAATAG
- a CDS encoding VOC family protein codes for MKQEIKLSLTTLITEDIKAARQFYEGCLNQIPSIDSENHVMYTSGFSLWERSYAENLVFGKKLNLKSGIDFSHEICFEAKALKPLEEFLLDKNVPFVNPLTEQPWGQLVMRIRDPDGRVIELGEPLLDTVSRIWLETGKNKEITSERTHIPMEVLDSYLPI; via the coding sequence ATGAAACAGGAAATCAAACTCTCACTCACAACTTTAATCACTGAAGATATCAAAGCCGCTCGCCAATTTTATGAAGGTTGTCTAAACCAAATACCTTCGATAGATAGCGAAAATCATGTTATGTATACTAGCGGGTTTTCTTTATGGGAGCGGTCTTATGCTGAAAATTTGGTATTCGGTAAAAAGTTGAACCTTAAAAGCGGAATTGACTTCAGTCATGAAATTTGTTTCGAAGCAAAAGCATTGAAGCCACTAGAAGAATTTTTATTGGATAAAAATGTTCCATTTGTCAATCCACTAACTGAACAGCCTTGGGGTCAGCTTGTAATGCGAATCAGAGATCCAGACGGTAGAGTTATTGAATTGGGTGAACCGTTATTGGACACAGTTTCCAGAATATGGCTCGAGACTGGAAAGAATAAAGAAATCACATCAGAGCGTACACATATTCCTATGGAAGTACTGGATAGCTATTTACCAATATAG
- a CDS encoding helix-turn-helix domain-containing protein, producing the protein MFCKFSTNDSIRFKSGLETIWISQNRNEENINFEILPDGHCDIIIEYSAITQQINNIWLTGFENHTRIKSISSDEIYIGLQFHPGSLLNLPIAEIGNQAIDLQSIQYKLFKSLKNISVDFIRTRNLEILNNWVEINLQASDSNLVSLSKSLRTKGISNSPSYWAKQYSLSLRTLERKFRMSTGLTPTMLGKILRFHKCWELAQLNSNKYTNQHLANLALESGYSDQSHMSREIKFFTGKTAGNFFL; encoded by the coding sequence TTGTTTTGTAAATTCTCAACCAATGATTCTATCAGATTTAAATCGGGGCTAGAAACGATTTGGATTAGCCAGAATCGTAATGAAGAAAACATTAATTTTGAAATTCTGCCTGATGGTCATTGTGATATAATCATTGAATATTCGGCTATAACTCAACAAATCAATAACATATGGCTAACGGGTTTTGAAAATCATACAAGAATAAAATCTATATCATCAGATGAAATTTACATTGGTTTGCAATTCCATCCAGGCTCTCTACTAAATCTTCCCATAGCAGAAATCGGCAATCAAGCAATCGACCTACAGTCTATCCAATATAAACTTTTTAAATCTTTAAAAAATATATCTGTCGATTTTATACGAACTAGAAACTTAGAAATTCTCAATAACTGGGTTGAAATCAATCTTCAAGCATCGGATAGTAATTTAGTATCCTTGTCTAAATCTTTACGAACAAAAGGTATCTCAAATTCTCCTTCATATTGGGCAAAACAATATTCCCTATCTTTAAGAACTTTAGAAAGAAAATTTAGAATGTCCACTGGGTTAACTCCCACAATGCTTGGAAAAATCCTTCGATTTCATAAGTGTTGGGAATTAGCGCAACTAAATTCAAATAAGTATACCAATCAACACTTGGCAAATCTTGCTTTAGAATCTGGTTATAGCGACCAATCCCATATGAGTCGAGAGATTAAATTTTTTACAGGTAAAACAGCAGGAAATTTTTTTCTGTAG
- a CDS encoding DinB family protein produces MDLNHYKAMCQYNQWMNEKIYKVCSGLSDEERKKNRLAFFKSIHGTLNHILLADLVWISRLEVLPFQIKSLDQELYSDFNELQENRMHLDEKIIKLIDSYTNLDLTRILSYKGIANPKPRQYPIWFVLSHFFNHQTHHRGQITTLLSQMGLDIGSTDLLMLPDFQNE; encoded by the coding sequence ATGGATCTAAATCATTATAAAGCTATGTGCCAATACAATCAATGGATGAATGAGAAAATCTATAAAGTTTGTAGTGGACTTTCGGATGAAGAGAGAAAGAAAAATCGATTGGCTTTTTTCAAGTCAATCCATGGAACACTCAATCATATATTACTTGCAGATTTAGTATGGATTTCAAGGTTAGAAGTTCTTCCTTTTCAAATTAAATCACTCGATCAAGAACTCTATTCAGATTTTAATGAACTCCAAGAAAATCGTATGCACTTAGACGAAAAGATTATCAAGCTTATAGATTCTTATACTAACTTAGATTTAACTAGAATTCTGAGCTACAAAGGTATCGCAAATCCGAAACCGAGACAATATCCAATATGGTTTGTTCTTTCACATTTCTTCAACCATCAGACTCATCACCGAGGTCAGATCACAACCTTACTTAGCCAGATGGGTCTCGATATTGGATCAACGGATCTTCTCATGTTGCCAGATTTTCAAAACGAATAA
- a CDS encoding putative inorganic carbon transporter subunit DabA: MVVVLNFLPILLVFLSQVMDWSGAQFNSASWIDYLKYSNIDRLSIVMVSYITILCFFILKYAVKNFEREKNGKVWLFWFIFTIYNVHFLVLTSNIIGIFISLILISYGLHKLLLCFPDRQQSQKVAWKKFVISRFGDLFFIAGFYLFYESFQTFDILQAKSILVSLDLEKQKDLVYLPSIFIAIGCLIKSAQFPFHVWLPESIDAPTPVSALMHAGIINAGGFILVRLSFLFQYAEVTNLLIVIVGILSIGLGGIAMLAQIDVKRKLAYSTLGQMGFMMVEFGLGLYGMVILHLMGHGFYKAYGFLSSGSRDLVQAPSVSLGKLHAIYTALLWLIPIVIYYYFQNLELALISILIYAIIGMVPKGNPLLGLEFGFALTCLVFLANIVGHSIVDSHFHILEDPLGFMIHAKASSLKDWIALISLSMLAGFTLSIPHMNGNKYFNKIYCYAQRGFLGTYYTDKLYAIIGKIWDRKAFSSEALNSSFLKNIYSIDGKVSNKLGKPDILKLAESIPPFFELDSYIAVNPFHGYSSYPFIDSMKRWESIVERKLVKSNEDSNDKMGNRSANDIVSNEFGNVLGVFLGSYLDNSIAYWKFPWKGQNLWSSFLEWSQVDPIGNKIFTDDQLKLEKFYELSGLDHLHSLVERNTEISVDRIEFLLYSMFGWSGIFRKQSWLESIDEKSDLISFIAILVYTDLYLQRTKANSISSNRNIDLVAHESNLEDRYKSLVQIESEYRNSIIKEIAQTNKKIHHSNHDSTKLDKKSTISSVQIDKVRARFVFCIDVRSELIRRNLEKQSNEIATDGFAGFFGMPIGWKHWTGEVITHSPALIKPSYVFESKLNKTNLTNSISLIKSWIQKVKRTFPLGFQYVESAGFFSAFGMISKTFKKFLSNKSYRIIPQVDINNSINQLSEEERGNLAFGFLKGIGWIGNFPEYNFIVGHGSTTTNNPHEAGLSCGACSGQTGEISSRFLAALLNDKSTRIAIKSKGINIPDSCQFIAALHETVTDRITLLNANIQDNDFNLKLKEWLETATLETQKEKFLKYGLKLNESFARAKDWAETFPEQGLAGCGSIIVGNRSIFRTANLHGRSFLNSYDWKNDQDGKILESTLAAPVLVASWINFQYYASTACPDIFGAGNKILHSVVGNFGVFEGNSWNLKAGLPLQSVYDGDKFIHDPIRLQVFIEAPLDMIDKALKNQPGIAELASNEWIKIIGMNSNAEFHAKTSKGWEEIKLAT, from the coding sequence ATGGTTGTAGTTCTAAATTTTTTGCCAATTTTACTGGTTTTTTTAAGCCAGGTAATGGATTGGAGTGGTGCGCAATTCAATTCTGCAAGTTGGATTGATTATTTAAAATATTCAAATATTGATCGACTTTCAATTGTAATGGTTTCCTATATTACAATTTTATGCTTTTTCATTCTAAAGTATGCGGTCAAAAATTTTGAAAGGGAAAAAAACGGAAAGGTTTGGCTATTCTGGTTTATTTTTACCATTTATAACGTTCATTTCCTTGTATTGACAAGTAACATTATTGGGATTTTTATTAGCTTAATTCTCATAAGTTATGGTTTACATAAACTTCTGCTATGCTTTCCCGATAGACAGCAGTCGCAGAAAGTTGCATGGAAAAAGTTTGTAATATCCAGATTCGGTGATCTATTTTTTATAGCTGGATTCTATTTGTTCTATGAGTCTTTTCAGACATTCGATATTCTGCAAGCGAAATCCATCCTTGTAAGTCTTGATCTAGAAAAACAAAAAGATCTCGTTTATCTTCCATCAATATTTATCGCTATAGGATGCTTAATAAAATCCGCGCAATTTCCATTTCATGTTTGGCTTCCTGAAAGTATAGATGCACCGACGCCAGTTTCAGCACTAATGCATGCAGGAATCATCAATGCGGGGGGATTTATTCTAGTAAGATTATCATTCCTATTTCAATATGCTGAAGTTACGAATCTATTGATTGTGATCGTGGGTATACTCAGCATCGGACTTGGTGGTATAGCGATGCTTGCACAAATTGATGTTAAACGAAAACTTGCTTATTCCACTTTAGGACAAATGGGTTTTATGATGGTGGAATTTGGCTTGGGTTTATACGGAATGGTCATTCTTCATTTGATGGGGCATGGATTTTATAAAGCATATGGATTTCTATCTTCTGGAAGCCGTGATTTGGTTCAAGCACCCAGTGTAAGTCTCGGTAAATTGCATGCAATCTATACTGCTTTGCTTTGGTTGATTCCAATCGTTATCTACTATTATTTTCAGAATCTAGAGCTTGCTTTAATTTCTATTTTGATTTATGCGATTATCGGAATGGTCCCGAAAGGCAATCCGCTCCTGGGATTGGAATTTGGATTTGCTTTAACTTGTCTAGTATTCCTTGCAAATATTGTAGGGCACAGTATTGTAGATTCGCATTTTCACATCCTTGAGGATCCGCTAGGCTTCATGATCCATGCTAAGGCATCGAGCCTCAAAGATTGGATAGCATTGATTAGTCTATCAATGCTCGCTGGATTTACATTATCAATTCCTCATATGAATGGAAATAAATATTTCAACAAAATTTATTGCTATGCCCAAAGAGGATTTCTTGGCACTTACTACACCGATAAATTGTATGCCATCATTGGAAAAATTTGGGATAGAAAAGCATTCAGTAGTGAAGCTCTGAATTCTTCTTTCCTGAAGAATATTTATAGTATTGATGGAAAAGTTTCTAATAAGCTTGGTAAGCCGGATATACTAAAGCTAGCTGAAAGTATTCCTCCATTTTTCGAATTGGATTCATATATTGCTGTAAATCCATTTCATGGATATTCTTCTTATCCTTTTATCGATTCAATGAAAAGATGGGAATCCATAGTTGAGAGAAAATTGGTTAAATCCAATGAAGATTCCAATGATAAAATGGGTAATAGATCAGCAAATGATATAGTAAGCAACGAGTTTGGAAATGTTTTGGGTGTCTTTTTGGGTTCTTATCTAGACAACAGTATTGCATATTGGAAATTTCCTTGGAAAGGCCAAAACCTTTGGAGTAGTTTTCTAGAATGGTCACAGGTTGATCCAATTGGTAATAAGATATTTACTGATGATCAATTGAAATTAGAAAAATTTTATGAACTGAGCGGTTTAGATCATCTTCACTCTTTAGTAGAAAGAAATACTGAGATAAGTGTAGATCGAATAGAATTTTTACTTTATTCGATGTTTGGTTGGTCAGGGATTTTTAGAAAACAGTCTTGGTTGGAATCCATTGATGAAAAAAGTGATCTAATTTCTTTCATTGCAATTCTTGTCTATACAGATCTTTATTTACAAAGAACCAAAGCAAATTCAATTTCTTCCAATAGAAATATTGATCTGGTAGCTCATGAATCGAATCTAGAAGATCGATATAAATCTTTAGTTCAAATAGAATCTGAGTATAGAAATTCTATCATCAAGGAAATTGCTCAGACAAATAAGAAAATACATCACAGCAATCACGATTCAACTAAACTTGATAAGAAAAGCACTATCTCATCTGTTCAGATAGATAAAGTTCGAGCTAGATTCGTGTTTTGCATAGATGTAAGATCTGAATTGATTCGTAGAAATTTAGAAAAACAATCCAATGAAATCGCCACCGATGGATTTGCTGGTTTCTTTGGAATGCCTATCGGATGGAAGCATTGGACCGGAGAAGTAATTACTCATAGCCCGGCGTTGATTAAACCTAGCTATGTTTTTGAAAGTAAATTAAACAAAACTAACTTAACCAATTCAATCAGTCTTATCAAGTCTTGGATACAAAAAGTGAAAAGAACATTTCCTTTAGGATTTCAATATGTTGAGTCTGCAGGTTTTTTCTCAGCTTTTGGAATGATATCTAAGACATTCAAGAAATTTCTTTCCAATAAATCCTATAGAATTATTCCTCAAGTGGATATAAATAATTCTATCAACCAATTGAGTGAGGAAGAAAGAGGAAACCTCGCTTTTGGTTTTCTTAAAGGAATTGGATGGATTGGTAATTTTCCAGAATACAATTTTATTGTAGGGCATGGTAGCACAACAACGAACAATCCGCACGAAGCTGGACTTTCTTGTGGAGCATGCTCTGGTCAGACTGGCGAGATTAGTTCAAGGTTTCTTGCCGCTTTGTTAAACGATAAATCAACTCGAATAGCAATCAAAAGCAAAGGTATAAACATTCCAGATTCGTGCCAATTTATAGCAGCCTTGCATGAAACTGTAACAGATAGAATTACATTGCTGAATGCGAATATTCAAGATAACGATTTTAATCTAAAGCTCAAAGAATGGTTGGAAACCGCAACCCTCGAAACACAAAAAGAGAAATTTTTGAAATATGGACTGAAGTTGAATGAATCTTTTGCGAGAGCCAAAGATTGGGCGGAAACCTTTCCAGAGCAAGGATTGGCAGGATGCGGATCTATCATTGTCGGAAATCGCTCGATTTTTCGAACTGCAAATTTACATGGCAGATCTTTCCTGAATTCATATGATTGGAAGAATGATCAAGATGGGAAAATTCTGGAAAGCACTCTAGCAGCACCCGTCTTAGTTGCATCTTGGATCAATTTCCAATACTATGCTTCTACTGCTTGTCCTGATATTTTTGGTGCGGGCAATAAGATTTTGCATTCGGTTGTTGGAAATTTTGGAGTGTTCGAAGGCAATTCTTGGAATCTAAAAGCAGGGCTTCCACTTCAGTCTGTTTACGATGGTGATAAATTCATACACGATCCGATCCGATTGCAAGTATTCATTGAAGCTCCGCTGGATATGATTGACAAAGCTTTGAAAAATCAACCAGGAATAGCTGAACTTGCATCTAACGAATGGATTAAAATCATTGGAATGAATAGTAATGCAGAATTTCATGCGAAAACTTCCAAAGGTTGGGAAGAAATTAAATTAGCAACTTAA
- a CDS encoding helix-turn-helix transcriptional regulator, protein MDKAKKKKSEQISEHSWTFLSNHSHVLICLHRDPEMRLRDVALYVGITERAVMSIVKDLVESGILEKEKEGRRNQYKINLDRPLRHTLESHHSIKELLKLGK, encoded by the coding sequence ATGGATAAAGCCAAGAAAAAAAAATCGGAACAAATTTCTGAGCATTCATGGACTTTTTTGTCGAATCATTCCCATGTTTTGATATGCCTGCATAGAGATCCTGAAATGAGACTACGTGATGTTGCTCTTTATGTGGGAATCACAGAAAGAGCGGTTATGAGTATTGTTAAAGATTTAGTGGAATCCGGAATATTAGAAAAAGAAAAAGAGGGAAGACGCAATCAATACAAAATCAATCTGGATAGACCGCTACGACATACACTTGAATCCCATCATTCGATTAAGGAATTATTGAAACTCGGAAAGTAG